In a genomic window of bacterium:
- a CDS encoding response regulator codes for MKVLIIDDNEMNIALLKNLVTKAVHCEPVNFTHSPDALRWCEQETPDLVLVDYMMPELNGLQFIEKFRQLQGKKDIPIVMITATGEKEIRYKALELGANDFLNKPIDNAEFIARARNMLALQESQKALANRAEWLAEEVRKATAEIVSREREVIFRLTKAAEYRSPETGSHILRMALYSKAIARTLGMSEEDQDLILTSAPMHDIGKVGTPDYILLKTEALTDYEYEIMKEHTVMGYEILQGSKSPLLQKAAEIALAHHEKYDGSGYPKGLKGEDIPLSAQICSICDVFDALTSPRSYKRAWSSDEALTEIERRSGTHFDPGLVRIFKKTLPDILSIKDRYSDNTHPREDEN; via the coding sequence ATGAAAGTCCTGATCATTGACGACAATGAGATGAACATTGCATTGCTCAAGAATCTCGTTACCAAAGCGGTGCATTGCGAGCCGGTTAATTTTACACATTCACCGGACGCTCTTCGGTGGTGCGAGCAGGAAACGCCCGATCTGGTGCTGGTCGATTACATGATGCCGGAACTTAACGGTTTGCAGTTCATCGAAAAATTCCGTCAGTTGCAAGGTAAAAAAGACATTCCTATTGTTATGATTACGGCTACGGGCGAAAAAGAAATTCGCTACAAAGCACTGGAATTAGGGGCTAACGATTTCCTGAATAAACCTATCGACAATGCCGAATTCATCGCACGTGCGCGTAACATGCTTGCATTGCAGGAAAGCCAAAAAGCTCTGGCTAATCGGGCCGAATGGCTTGCCGAAGAAGTCCGTAAAGCGACGGCGGAAATAGTATCGCGTGAACGCGAAGTGATTTTTCGTCTGACGAAAGCTGCAGAATACCGCAGTCCTGAAACAGGTTCGCACATTCTGCGCATGGCATTGTATTCCAAAGCCATTGCCCGGACGCTCGGTATGAGTGAAGAAGATCAGGATCTCATTTTAACCTCTGCGCCCATGCACGATATCGGTAAAGTCGGGACGCCGGATTATATTCTTCTCAAAACCGAAGCGCTGACCGATTATGAATACGAAATTATGAAAGAACATACGGTGATGGGATATGAAATTTTACAAGGCAGCAAATCGCCATTGCTGCAAAAGGCCGCCGAGATTGCGCTGGCGCATCATGAGAAATATGACGGCTCCGGCTATCCGAAAGGTCTGAAAGGGGAAGACATTCCGTTGAGTGCTCAAATCTGTTCTATCTGCGATGTATTCGATGCGCTCACGTCGCCACGATCGTATAAAAGAGCTTGGTCGTCTGACGAAGCACTGACTGAAATCGAACGACGGAGCGGAACTCATTTCGATCCGGGTCTCGTTCGAATCTTCAAGAAAACCCTTCCTGATATTTTATCCATCAAAGATCGTTATTCGGATAATACTCATCCGCGCGAAGACGAAAATTGA
- the purF gene encoding amidophosphoribosyltransferase — MSEDIKEECGVFGIYGHPEAAKLAYLGLYSLQHRGQESTGIVAADGERLHRHVGMGLVGDVFSDDKIFAQLPGHIAIGHNRYSTTGGSFLQNAQPIIAIINTGEVAAAHNGNLVNYFQLRSDLQNKGAILQSNSDTEVILHLAAHSGFPKVEDQIKYAVTQIKGAFSLLLITKDKLIAVRDPHGIRPLCIGRMGDATVIASESCALDIIGAEYTRDVKPGELIVVDAKGLHSEMVVKDLPTPAHCIFEFVYFSRPDSKIFGDNVDKARRKLGKRLAEEVPVEADIVISVPDSSNTAAVGYSRRTGMKFELGLIRNHYVGRTFIHPVQSMRDLKVKVKFNAVEGVLRDRRVVVIDDSIVRGTTLKPLIAMIRKAGAKEVHVRISSPPVTSPCYYGMDFPTKNELIANRMSKEEMCKQIGADSLEYLSMEGLLAAVPQDGHGYCTACFSGKYPLPVNEQTDKLQCELPLPKNK; from the coding sequence ATGTCGGAAGACATTAAAGAAGAATGCGGCGTATTTGGAATTTACGGCCATCCGGAAGCAGCCAAACTAGCCTACTTAGGTTTGTATTCCCTTCAGCATCGCGGACAAGAATCTACCGGCATCGTAGCGGCTGACGGAGAACGTTTGCATCGGCACGTCGGCATGGGACTCGTCGGTGATGTATTCTCCGATGATAAAATTTTTGCTCAACTCCCAGGCCATATTGCCATCGGCCATAATCGATATTCGACAACCGGCGGAAGTTTTCTTCAAAACGCACAACCGATCATTGCGATCATTAATACCGGTGAAGTAGCTGCCGCTCACAACGGCAATCTTGTCAATTATTTTCAACTTCGAAGCGATCTTCAAAACAAAGGCGCCATCCTTCAGTCTAACAGCGATACGGAAGTCATTCTTCACCTCGCCGCCCATTCCGGTTTTCCCAAAGTCGAAGATCAGATCAAATACGCTGTGACCCAAATCAAAGGAGCTTTTTCGCTTCTTTTGATTACGAAAGATAAATTGATCGCCGTGCGCGATCCGCATGGAATTCGACCGCTTTGTATCGGACGTATGGGCGACGCGACGGTCATTGCCAGTGAATCATGTGCGCTGGACATTATCGGTGCGGAATACACGCGCGACGTCAAACCCGGCGAACTCATTGTCGTCGACGCGAAAGGCCTCCATAGTGAAATGGTCGTCAAGGATCTTCCGACTCCGGCTCATTGCATTTTCGAATTCGTCTATTTTTCACGTCCTGACAGTAAAATTTTTGGCGACAACGTTGACAAAGCGCGGCGAAAACTCGGTAAACGTCTCGCAGAAGAAGTTCCGGTAGAAGCCGACATCGTGATCAGCGTTCCGGATTCCAGCAATACGGCTGCGGTCGGCTATTCGCGCCGCACCGGAATGAAATTCGAACTCGGTTTGATCCGTAATCATTATGTTGGGCGCACGTTCATTCATCCGGTACAATCCATGCGCGATCTCAAAGTGAAAGTCAAATTCAACGCGGTTGAAGGTGTGTTACGTGACCGGCGAGTCGTCGTGATCGACGATTCGATCGTCCGCGGAACTACGTTGAAACCATTGATTGCGATGATCCGAAAAGCCGGCGCAAAAGAAGTCCACGTACGCATCAGTTCGCCTCCCGTAACGTCGCCGTGTTATTATGGAATGGATTTTCCGACTAAAAACGAACTGATTGCCAATCGCATGTCCAAAGAAGAAATGTGTAAACAAATCGGCGCTGACAGTTTAGAATATCTGTCGATGGAAGGTTTGCTGGCAGCCGTTCCGCAAGATGGACACGGTTACTGCACGGCTTGTTTCAGCGGTAAATATCCTTTGCCGGTGAACGAGCAAACGGACAAACTCCAATGTGAACTGCCGCTGCCTAA